Genomic segment of Arachis hypogaea cultivar Tifrunner chromosome 16, arahy.Tifrunner.gnm2.J5K5, whole genome shotgun sequence:
GCAGAAAAGTATTCCACTTGGAGCAGAAAAGTATAAGTATATGGAACTGGTTCCCATTTTTTTTCATGATAATTGAAAGGAGAATAAGATATTGGCCAtgtttttattcatttaatttttaatttcaatagcaATATTTTTCATTGATTAAAAAATGCTCCACATTTTGcaatatttttcattatttaacaaggacctttttctttttggacAAGAATAGGGATCTAAAACTATTCAAACATCTGGTACAAAAAAGGCCAAACACAATCACTCCAATAAACATAACCTACAACTACATATTTACAATATTAGTGTACCACTTGATACATGTTAGAAACTTTAATAAATAGCTACAAGCAAAAAGTGTGATTCTCTTGTAGCAATCCTTGTTTCTCAACTTTTTCAGGGTAGAAGAGGAAGTTCCACCTTCTCAAAGGAAAAGAAACTGACCCGTCCCTCCGTGACTAAGCCAATCTTCAAAGGAAGGCCACCACATTGTTTTTCAAGAGCTTCTGTTTCTGCTTTAGATGGTGGATCACCCCTAACAGATATGCACACATTAATATTACAAATTCCAAATCAGATAAAAGAAAAAGTTTATTAATAGTCCATAAGGATCAAACAAATTAATATAGATAGGTAACTTCATGAGCTAGTCCTATGTTCTTATTCTCCTAGGACAACACAATCATCAATTGCTATCAAGCAAATTTACAAACAACAACCATATATATAGAGTTAGAGACAATTTTCAATCAGAGAAGCTACAAACATATCAGCTCTTTATTCAGTCCCATAATTACATGCATTATGCAATACAACTTGTTTGTGGCAATATATAAGTGTATCTGTTTGAGTGAATGCGAAAATACATGTCATGGTATGCTTGAATACTTGAAGTCATGTTCTGAATTACTCCACTACCTAAATACCCTAGAGTATAGCAGTTCATGATATCTAACAAATCAAGTTTCTTAACTCTGAAGTAGAAACATACTGCAATATGAGAAATAGTAATTACCGAGATAAGTATAGCAGAAAACTAGGATCACCCGGGGAAGACTTCCTAAACCTACTGTTTGGAAGATAAACATCGAAATCTGGCCTTAAACCATTAATCTGCATCTCACTTAATAACTTATTGATGGAAAGCTCGGATTTGGAGCTCATCAAGTCTACTCCTTGTTCGGTTTCTTCGGCAACATCAACAGCCTTATGGGAACTTTTAATTCCCTTCAAACTCCAAGCAACGCCGTGCCGCCCAACTATGTAGCCAAGTGACTTGAGGTGCCTGTAAACCTCAAACATCTCCCAGCAACACTCACTCTTACCTCCAGCAATCTTTTCATACATATCCATTAGGGACATGCTTCTTTCACAATCATCTAAGAGATCTAAGGCTCCTATCTCCATCAAATACCTGCCAAAGTAAACATCGTTACGCACAATGAATGCACTATTGTAACAATTACCTTTCTAATACATTATAAAATCTGCATATAATCGATATATTTTTAATGCATGTAAATCATATTCTTAATTCAATGATGTAACAAAGTAATTAGTTTCTCTTCGGGTAACAACAAAGAGGGTGCATATCACCTACAAAGACTCCTCAATGGAAGAATAAACCTTGCCACTTCGAACTATCCCAGTTGTGACCCATGTTTTGCCACGATTTTCAATGACTTCAGCCATTCCCATCTCATCATTCCAAACAGCTTTGGATTTCACGTATCTGCTAatttgtaaattaaattaaaaatcaaagaattcacttgagTATTCTCACAAGTATATACTACATATCAAGGAAGAAAAGACCTGAACTGTAACTTGGTGGTGGAACTGGAGGAAAAGGCACTCTCATTATCATCTTCATCACTTGCATTTTGCAAGTAGACCTCATCGTCGGTGGAAGAAGGTTCCTCAAATGACTTGGTTTCCATGTATCAAAAGCTGTAATTGTTACAAGAATAAGAATAACATGGTTTTGCCGCAAAAAATTTTCAGTTATTGGGTGAGACATTTATACAAACAGATAGAGGCAATGTTAGCGCCACAGTTGTGAATGTGATACCTACGCTAATTACTATTTCTCTACGGGCTAACACTTCACAGAACAAAATCATAAATATGGAGTTATAACTTAAAAGGTTCCAAAACCAGAAATAAGCAAGAGTTAACagaaccaaggttctgaaaaccgaaccggtcatcgaaccgctctagctactggttcactAGTTCATAGGTTCAACCGGTTTGACTGTGGTTGAACGAGAAAaaccattttataataaaataataaataaaatataaataaacacattaaaacataattatagtctaatataaactttAGAATATCATCCATACTTAAAAATTACCAGCAATCCAATAACAATATAATCCAGTTACAATATCACAGCAACCCACTCCAACCCGATAATCTCAACAAAcaacaattattattacaaaattatgAGGGAATCAATTACAATAATTTAGATAAACTATATTTATCTTTCTAAATTCCCTAAGCTAGCTTTACTATATATATAGGGTTTAcggttaatatatataaaattgcaaAGATATTTAGATTCGATATTATTAGTCATTTGGGATTTTCATGAGATCAGCTTGACTTATTCCGTTGGATAACTTTTAGTAAGGTATAAATCCAAGTCAATATATGGAAATGCAAACCAAAAACTGAATGTTTGCAAAAcatttcattgatcaaatgctgaaaCGCGGTGAGATCAAATAACAACCAGCAAGCATCGCAAAGCAAACAATCATATTCATCTTGGAACAACACAACACAACCCTACCCTAATCATTTAATCAATCAATGCTTCAAAAATTAATCATGCTTCaaaattttttacaataaaaaataaaaccatTAAAAGATGTACTATCTTCTACATTCCAATCAAAGAAAATACGTAATATGTTATTTTTCaaaggaaaaaatagaaaataaatgagAGAAAGAGCAAGAGACTATTCCATGCCACTGTTTCACAGTAACTTCACAACTGTTTTATTTGCAAAACAAAGTAATTTACAACATGAACTAATactagaaagaaaatgaaaactttCATGGCCAACTAGATAGAATTGCTTGCATATTTAGAAAAGagtaatcacccaaattttggttcAAAAGAAACAATTTGGTTTTCAAAAGTATATACATTGTTCTATCCGACATATCtctaatagaaaagaaaagaataaactaCTCTACTTACTAGTTACTACCATATGTCACAAAATTTGATACCTTCTATCTACCAATATGCAACAATACAAAGGCTATGGGATCAAAGGCATACAGATCACTACGACTTAGTGAGGAATATGAAGGAATATATTCACACATCAACAAACAAAATTACTAGGATCAACAAACAAAATTTCGATACCCAAtttaaaaaagaaactaaaaagtTAATTCCTAAAGTGGGTCACAAGTTTTACATCCTTAATCATCACAGGACCAACCTCAGAGAGAAGGTCCAAGCATGGTGGTAGAATCTCTTTGGAAGCATGGATTGAGCCATACTAAACCAATAGGAGCAGTTTTAACATGGCAGGAGCAGTTTTACCATGGCAGGTTTTCATCTTCCACTCAATGAACAATTtattaaatcaacaacaacaaaacacAATATAACAATCAAAAGGTAGAGAACAACACCAAAacaataatttatcaaattaacaagttaataagatcaattaaaactgaaaatcaaaataacaagaacaattaaaattttaaactacagcaaaccaacaacaaaataagaactaGAAAACATACTAACCatgaaaacaacaataaaaaaaaaacaataactaaataattaatacaagaaagaacaagaagaaggaaaaaaaatcacCCTAGGATGGAGCAGTTCTGAAATTCAAACAGTACAGGGAGAGGGAGGAGCTTTAAATCGCGATAGAGATGGCTGAATGGAGGCTGAACAATGGCGGAACGGTGGCTGAAAGGCGGCAGAACAGAGGCTGAACAGAGGCTCGAACACGCGGCGTAGAGGACTGAACAGAGGGCTAAGCAGCTCGAACAAGGGTTGGCCAAAAAGGGCAGAACAAGGGTTGGCCAAAAAACAGAGGCAGAAGCTTGGCCAAAAAGGAGGCGGATGCGCGGCGAACAAGGGCGACGTTGCGCCGAAGCTGTAGCAATGTGGACGGCGGCGGTGGCTGGACGTTGAGGAACGGCGACGAGAGAGGGCTGCTTCGGTGCTTCCTCCAAGCTGCGTTCAAGTTCTCTTCTCTGCGTTCTTCAGTGTGTTCGTTCAGAGGCCAGAGAGAGGGAAGTGAGGGAGTGAGGAGGAGCTcgatgagaggaaggaggagaGTGGCTGAGTGAGACTGTGAGAGAGGAGGGGCCAAGAAGGTGCTGCGCGTTTTGGTTACTGGTTAGGGTCAAGTTTCTGAGAACCGGATCGGTCATCAAACCACTTTAGTTACTGGTTTACTGGTCCAACCGGTCTAACCGGTGGTTCAACtgaaaaaaccgttttagaatagaataataaataaattataaatatgcaAATATTAAGTTGAGGGTATAAGGTAGTATGAAGTTTTTCTAATGGAGTGGTGAATTACTCTTAggattttcctttttttatattaaatgcaAAAATGCCAGATGAAAGCATGATACCAAGCAAGTACAATTCCTCATCAGTACACAAAATGTTAAAAGAAATATCTGACAAAAATAGGAAGAATATCAAATGAATTATCATAAATCCAACTAAAAATAAACATAGTACTCGGATAAATAAATTTGATAACATTATTAATAACAAAGTTGGTAGTGGACTAGTGCTAGAAAGGATTCACCAAATGAAGGTGCATACAGGCTTTTAGAGACAATAGACTTGGATTTGTGCAGTAGCATTTTGGATGAGTTGCTTTGAAGACCATTTGGTAAAACTAAGCTTTGAATAGGTAAAATACAGGCTTCACCAAATGCTCATAACACACAGAAAGACAGTTTCTCAAGATACATAAATAAGTGCTCATAATAATCATCTGAATCGGTATAAGGCAGGAAAAAATGACCATAAGTCTCTTTACCCAAGTCAAAATAAATAACCATATCTGAACTCAACAATCAGCATTCAGCACCAAACATTACAAAATATTAACCAATAATCACACTAAACGCACCAAACATTACAAAATATTAACCAATAATCACACTAAACCTGCAACCAGCAATTACAAAACAGAAACAAACATTAGTACATTATAAAACATTCCAAAACAGTGATGACACTAAACCTGCATAGTAAATAATCTCAAAGACAATGATCACCAATATCcagcaaataaataataaatacacaacaacaatttagcaaataaacaagaacaagacctaaatagaaaatccaacaaattaagTCGCAGCAACCTAACAATTTGACAAATTAAAACAACAGCAgcccaacaatttagcaaattatcaacttaacaaattcaagaacagaaaatcacaacaaaacaaaaaaaattaaaagtaacataagaacaccaagaacaattagcaaattaacaagttcacaataacagttaaaaaatttaccagaagaacactaatgcaagtggaatcatcatgctaacatgttttc
This window contains:
- the LOC112755629 gene encoding uncharacterized protein; protein product: METKSFEEPSSTDDEVYLQNASDEDDNESAFSSSSTTKLQFRYVKSKAVWNDEMGMAEVIENRGKTWVTTGIVRSGKVYSSIEESLYLMEIGALDLLDDCERSMSLMDMYEKIAGGKSECCWEMFEVYRHLKSLGYIVGRHGVAWSLKGIKSSHKAVDVAEETEQGVDLMSSKSELSINKLLSEMQINGLRPDFDVYLPNSRFRKSSPGDPSFLLYLSRGDPPSKAETEALEKQCGGLPLKIGLVTEGRVSFFSFEKVELPLLP